One genomic region from Streptomyces sp. NBC_00582 encodes:
- a CDS encoding cobyric acid synthase, which translates to MSGGLLVAGTTSDAGKSVVTAGICRWLVRQGVKVAPFKAQNMSLNSFVTREGAEIGRAQAMQAQACRVEPTALMNPVLLKPGGEQSSQVVLLGKPVGELSARGYHGGRQRKLLGTVLDCLAELRGTYDAVICEGAGSPAEINLRRTDIVNMGIARGAGFPVLVVGDIDRGGVFASFFGTVALLSPEDQALVAGFLVNKFRGDVSLLEPGLDMLHGLTGRRTYGVLPFRHGLGIDEEDGMGVRNTRASAPVGEDVLRVAVCAVPLMSNFTDVDALAAEPGVVVRFVDRPEELADADLVVIPGTRGTVRALEWLRERGLADALVGRAAQGRPILGICGGFQILGRHIEDEVESRRGQVEGLGVLPLRVRFAPEKTLTRPEGEALGERVSGYEIHHGVADVHGGEPFLDGCRVGQTWGTHWHGSLESDGFRRAFLREVAAAAGRRFVPAPDTSFAALREEQLDRLGDLIEQHADTDALMRLIESGAPQGLPFIPPGAPA; encoded by the coding sequence ATGAGCGGGGGTCTCCTCGTCGCCGGTACCACCTCCGACGCCGGCAAGAGCGTCGTCACGGCCGGGATCTGCCGGTGGCTGGTCCGCCAGGGGGTCAAGGTCGCGCCCTTCAAGGCGCAGAACATGTCGCTGAACTCCTTCGTGACGAGGGAGGGCGCCGAGATCGGACGGGCGCAGGCCATGCAGGCGCAGGCCTGCCGCGTCGAGCCGACCGCGCTGATGAATCCCGTACTGCTCAAGCCCGGTGGCGAGCAGAGCAGTCAAGTGGTGCTGCTCGGCAAGCCGGTGGGCGAGCTGAGCGCGCGGGGCTACCACGGGGGGCGGCAGCGCAAACTCCTCGGGACCGTTCTCGACTGTCTCGCCGAGTTGCGGGGCACGTATGACGCGGTGATCTGTGAGGGGGCCGGTTCTCCCGCCGAGATCAATCTCCGGCGGACCGACATCGTCAACATGGGGATCGCCCGGGGCGCCGGGTTCCCGGTCCTCGTCGTCGGCGACATCGACCGCGGTGGGGTCTTCGCCTCCTTCTTCGGGACCGTCGCGCTGCTCTCCCCCGAGGACCAGGCGCTCGTCGCCGGATTCCTCGTCAACAAGTTCCGTGGGGACGTCTCGCTCCTGGAGCCGGGGCTCGACATGCTGCACGGGCTGACCGGGCGGCGGACGTACGGGGTGCTGCCCTTCCGGCACGGGCTCGGCATCGACGAGGAGGACGGGATGGGGGTCCGCAACACCCGGGCCTCCGCCCCGGTCGGCGAGGACGTGCTGCGGGTCGCCGTGTGCGCGGTCCCGCTGATGTCCAACTTCACCGACGTGGACGCGCTCGCCGCCGAACCGGGTGTCGTGGTGCGGTTCGTGGACCGGCCGGAGGAGCTGGCCGACGCCGACCTCGTGGTGATCCCGGGCACGCGCGGGACCGTACGGGCCCTGGAGTGGCTGCGCGAGCGGGGGCTCGCCGACGCCCTCGTCGGAAGAGCCGCGCAAGGGCGCCCGATTCTCGGCATCTGCGGCGGCTTCCAGATCCTCGGCCGGCACATCGAGGACGAGGTCGAGAGCCGTCGGGGGCAGGTCGAAGGCCTCGGGGTGCTGCCCCTGAGGGTTCGGTTCGCCCCCGAGAAGACCCTCACCCGGCCGGAGGGGGAGGCACTCGGCGAGCGGGTCTCGGGATACGAGATCCATCACGGGGTCGCCGACGTCCACGGGGGTGAGCCGTTCCTCGACGGCTGCCGGGTCGGGCAGACCTGGGGCACCCACTGGCACGGCTCACTGGAGTCCGACGGGTTCCGGCGGGCGTTCCTGCGCGAGGTGGCGGCCGCCGCCGGCCGCCGGTTCGTGCCGGCCCCCGACACCTCGTTCGCCGCGCTGCGCGAGGAGCAGCTCGACCGGCTCGGCGATCTGATCGAACAGCACGCGGACACGGACGCGCTGATGCGGCTCATCGAGTCGGGCGCGCCGCAAGGACTGCCTTTCATTCCACCGGGAGCGCCCGCATGA
- a CDS encoding class II aldolase/adducin family protein yields the protein MGEHLSQERQAWAALVATARRTVTDGLVVGTSGNVSVRLGDTVLVTPSGVPYDRLTPDDITGVDLTGRQVLGTLAPTSELPLHLAVYGHTDARAIVHTHAVHATAVSTLVTELPTIHYMAGALGGPVRVAPYATYGTEELAGNALRALADRTGCLLQNHGTLTHGTTLDQAYDRTAQLEWMCHLWLTASSVPGRTPTLLTRAQVAEAGDRLRGYGQQA from the coding sequence ATGGGTGAACACCTGAGCCAGGAGCGGCAGGCCTGGGCGGCACTCGTGGCGACGGCCCGCCGCACCGTCACCGACGGCCTGGTCGTCGGCACCTCCGGCAATGTCTCGGTGCGGCTCGGCGACACCGTGCTCGTCACCCCTTCGGGCGTGCCCTACGACCGTCTCACCCCCGACGACATCACCGGCGTCGACCTCACCGGCCGGCAGGTCCTCGGCACCCTCGCCCCCACCAGCGAGCTCCCCCTGCACCTCGCCGTATACGGCCACACCGACGCCCGCGCGATCGTCCACACCCACGCGGTGCACGCCACCGCCGTCTCCACCCTCGTCACCGAGCTCCCCACGATCCACTACATGGCCGGCGCCCTCGGCGGCCCCGTCCGGGTCGCCCCCTACGCGACGTACGGCACCGAGGAGTTGGCCGGGAACGCCCTGCGTGCCCTGGCCGACCGCACCGGCTGCCTCCTGCAGAACCACGGCACCCTCACCCACGGCACCACCCTCGACCAGGCCTACGACCGAACGGCCCAGCTCGAGTGGATGTGCCACCTCTGGCTCACGGCGTCCTCGGTCCCCGGCCGAACCCCGACCCTCCTGACACGGGCCCAGGTGGCGGAGGCGGGGGACCGCCTACGGGGCTACGGCCAACAGGCCTGA
- a CDS encoding alpha/beta hydrolase → MRTATATAAAVTAALAAGAASVAAGRIASDAALKAPPGRPLPTEPRLTVHGTAAGRVTLTRHLATLRPGTYGLAGDGSHAVVGPVLPGAPPSADTVVRRLERVTHGTLDPGDPVWLTPNLYVGTPSGALGLDHTDVDIPGELGDLPAWFVPGARRTWVVAVHGLGTTREHTLNLLGFLHRHRFPVLALSYRGDLGAPRPTDGLNHLGQTEWRDLDAAMRYAVRHGAERLVLLGWSTGATMALRAAARSGPRDLVSGLVLDSPVLDWQSTLRALAAARHTPGVLLPLAVRAAQGRTGLHAAPDGHGDDSADPARLAVPTLVFHGPDDTVAPWHASRRLAARRPDLVALRTVAQAPHGAMWNADPAAYEEALRRFLTPLS, encoded by the coding sequence GTGCGCACTGCCACAGCGACGGCCGCCGCCGTCACCGCAGCCCTGGCCGCCGGCGCCGCCAGTGTCGCCGCCGGCCGGATCGCCAGCGACGCCGCACTCAAGGCGCCGCCCGGCCGTCCCCTGCCCACCGAACCCCGGCTCACCGTGCACGGCACCGCGGCCGGCCGGGTGACCCTCACCCGGCACCTCGCCACCCTGCGCCCCGGCACCTACGGCCTCGCCGGGGACGGCTCCCACGCGGTCGTCGGCCCCGTCCTGCCCGGCGCCCCGCCCTCCGCCGACACCGTCGTACGCCGCCTCGAACGCGTGACGCACGGCACCCTCGACCCCGGCGACCCGGTCTGGCTCACCCCCAACCTGTACGTCGGCACCCCGAGCGGCGCCCTGGGCCTCGACCACACCGACGTCGACATACCGGGCGAACTCGGCGACCTGCCCGCCTGGTTCGTCCCCGGCGCCCGCCGCACCTGGGTCGTCGCCGTGCACGGTCTCGGCACCACCCGCGAGCACACCCTGAACCTCCTCGGCTTCCTGCACCGCCACCGCTTCCCCGTGCTCGCCCTCTCCTACCGCGGCGACCTCGGCGCCCCCCGTCCCACGGACGGCCTCAACCACCTCGGCCAGACCGAGTGGCGCGACCTGGACGCGGCCATGCGCTACGCCGTCCGCCACGGCGCCGAGCGCCTCGTCCTGCTCGGCTGGTCCACCGGCGCCACCATGGCCCTGCGCGCCGCCGCCCGCTCCGGACCGCGCGACCTCGTCTCCGGACTCGTCCTGGACTCCCCGGTGCTGGACTGGCAGTCCACCCTGCGCGCCCTCGCCGCCGCCCGGCACACCCCCGGCGTGCTGCTGCCGCTCGCCGTCCGCGCCGCCCAGGGCCGCACCGGCCTGCACGCCGCCCCCGACGGCCACGGCGACGACAGCGCCGACCCGGCCCGGCTCGCCGTCCCGACCCTCGTCTTCCACGGCCCCGACGACACCGTGGCCCCCTGGCACGCCTCCCGCCGGCTCGCCGCCCGCCGCCCCGACCTGGTCGCCCTCCGCACGGTCGCCCAGGCCCCGCACGGCGCCATGTGGAACGCCGACCCGGCGGCCTACGAGGAGGCCCTGCGCCGCTTCCTCACCCCCCTCAGCTGA
- a CDS encoding VOC family protein — protein sequence MTGTSGRPSVCPTLLYTDAKAAIRQLTEAFGFSELSVYEGEGGAVMHAELVQGNGAVMLGSKGRGGVFDTAMKDAGPTGVYVVVDDVDAHHRRAVEHGAEVLMPPTDQDYGSRDYMARDLEGNIWSFGTYAPDIQG from the coding sequence ATGACAGGCACGAGCGGCCGCCCGAGCGTCTGCCCCACGCTGCTGTACACCGACGCGAAGGCGGCGATACGGCAGCTCACCGAGGCCTTCGGGTTCAGCGAGCTGTCGGTGTACGAGGGTGAGGGCGGGGCGGTGATGCACGCCGAGCTGGTGCAGGGCAACGGCGCGGTGATGCTCGGCTCGAAGGGCCGCGGCGGTGTGTTCGACACGGCGATGAAGGACGCGGGCCCGACCGGGGTGTACGTCGTCGTGGACGACGTGGACGCGCACCACCGGCGGGCCGTGGAGCACGGTGCCGAGGTCCTGATGCCCCCGACGGACCAGGACTACGGCTCCCGCGACTACATGGCCCGCGATCTGGAGGGCAACATCTGGAGCTTCGGCACGTACGCGCCGGACATCCAGGGCTGA
- a CDS encoding inorganic phosphate transporter, which yields MENFSLILAIVVVTALAFDFTNGFHDTANAMATTISTGALKPKVAVAMSAALNLVGAFLSVEVANTISKGLVDETGIRPEVIFAALVGAILWNLLTWLVGLPSSSSHALMGGLIGATIASAGMGAVHGDALVTKVLIPAVAAPIVAGVAAMLATRLSYTLGRKADGKAAEKGYRAGQIASAGLVSLAHGTNDAQKTMGIITLALVAGGAVAPDSDPPTWVILSAGLAIALGTYLGGWRIIRTMGKGLTDLQPQQGFAAQTSAATVILASSHLGFSLSTTHSVSGSVMGAGLGRKGGVVRWSTATRMFVAWGLTLPAAALVGALAESVTDLGDWGTAVVAVFLVASSAAIWKISRREVVDASNVNATEEPAGVITTAIAAVTPPPAGTVSEDLTATIPSPAATATTVEPTAPAA from the coding sequence ATGGAAAACTTCTCGCTGATCCTCGCGATTGTGGTGGTAACCGCACTCGCGTTCGATTTCACGAACGGTTTCCACGACACCGCCAACGCGATGGCCACCACCATCTCGACCGGTGCACTCAAGCCCAAGGTCGCGGTGGCCATGTCCGCCGCGCTGAACCTTGTGGGCGCCTTCCTCTCCGTGGAGGTCGCGAACACGATCTCCAAGGGTCTCGTCGACGAGACCGGCATCCGTCCCGAGGTCATCTTCGCCGCCCTGGTCGGCGCGATCCTCTGGAACCTGCTGACCTGGCTGGTGGGCCTGCCCTCCAGCTCCTCCCACGCCCTCATGGGCGGCCTGATCGGCGCCACCATCGCCTCGGCCGGCATGGGCGCGGTGCACGGTGACGCCCTGGTCACCAAGGTTCTGATCCCGGCGGTCGCGGCGCCGATCGTGGCGGGCGTCGCCGCGATGCTCGCGACCCGGCTGTCCTACACGCTCGGCCGGAAGGCCGACGGCAAGGCCGCCGAGAAGGGCTACCGCGCCGGCCAGATCGCCTCGGCGGGCCTGGTCTCCCTGGCGCACGGCACCAACGACGCGCAGAAGACGATGGGCATCATCACCCTCGCGCTGGTCGCGGGCGGCGCCGTCGCCCCCGACTCGGACCCGCCCACCTGGGTCATCCTCTCCGCGGGCCTGGCCATCGCGCTCGGCACCTACCTCGGCGGCTGGCGCATCATCCGCACCATGGGCAAGGGCCTGACCGACCTCCAGCCGCAGCAGGGCTTCGCCGCCCAGACCAGCGCCGCGACGGTCATCCTGGCCTCCTCCCACCTCGGCTTCTCCCTGTCCACCACGCACTCCGTGTCCGGTTCCGTGATGGGCGCGGGCCTGGGCCGCAAGGGCGGCGTGGTCCGCTGGTCCACGGCGACCCGGATGTTCGTGGCCTGGGGCCTGACCCTCCCGGCGGCCGCCCTGGTGGGCGCGCTGGCCGAGTCGGTCACCGACCTCGGGGACTGGGGCACGGCGGTCGTCGCGGTCTTCCTGGTCGCCTCCAGCGCGGCGATCTGGAAGATCTCCCGCCGCGAGGTCGTGGACGCGTCGAACGTCAACGCGACCGAGGAGCCGGCCGGCGTGATCACCACCGCGATCGCCGCCGTCACCCCGCCCCCGGCGGGCACGGTCTCCGAGGACCTGACGGCCACCATCCCCTCCCCGGCGGCCACCGCCACCACCGTCGAGCCGACGGCTCCGGCCGCCTGA
- a CDS encoding cobalamin biosynthesis protein, translated as MRADRVFAYGAAAGLLGDLLLGDPRRAHPVAAFGRTAAAVERALWRDHRGWGALHTAVCAGGAVALGAVAERAVRRSPAVSVVLTAAATWAVVGGTSLVREARTIGRALDAGDVEGARARLPHLCGRDPQALDADGIARAVVESVAENTSDAVVGALVWGAVGGVPGLLGFRAVNTLDAMVGHRSARYRRFGWASARLDDLAGWPGARLTAVLATVAGDDPRGAVRAWRADADRHPSPNAGPVEASFAGALGVRLGGTLSYGGRVEHRPVLNGEGRAVATGDVERAVRLSRRVGLLALGVCVAGRLIARGHRS; from the coding sequence ATGCGAGCCGATCGCGTCTTCGCGTACGGCGCCGCCGCCGGACTCCTCGGTGACCTGCTCCTCGGCGATCCCCGCCGGGCGCACCCGGTCGCCGCGTTCGGGCGGACCGCCGCTGCCGTGGAGCGGGCGCTGTGGCGGGACCACCGGGGGTGGGGCGCCCTGCACACCGCCGTGTGCGCCGGCGGCGCCGTGGCCCTGGGGGCCGTCGCCGAACGGGCCGTACGCCGCTCCCCCGCCGTCTCCGTCGTCCTCACCGCCGCCGCCACCTGGGCCGTGGTCGGCGGGACCTCGCTCGTGCGCGAGGCCCGGACCATCGGACGGGCCCTCGACGCGGGGGACGTCGAGGGGGCGCGGGCCAGGCTGCCGCATCTGTGCGGGCGGGATCCGCAGGCGCTCGACGCCGACGGGATCGCGCGGGCCGTCGTGGAGTCCGTCGCCGAGAACACCTCCGACGCCGTCGTGGGCGCCCTGGTGTGGGGCGCCGTGGGCGGCGTGCCGGGGCTGCTGGGCTTCCGGGCCGTCAACACCCTGGACGCCATGGTGGGTCACCGGTCCGCCCGGTACCGGCGGTTCGGCTGGGCCTCGGCCCGCCTCGACGACCTCGCGGGATGGCCGGGGGCACGGCTGACCGCCGTACTCGCCACCGTGGCCGGGGACGATCCCCGGGGTGCCGTACGGGCCTGGCGGGCGGACGCGGACCGGCACCCGAGCCCCAACGCCGGGCCCGTGGAGGCCTCGTTCGCGGGAGCCCTCGGGGTACGGCTCGGCGGGACGCTGTCGTACGGGGGCAGGGTCGAGCACCGGCCCGTGCTCAACGGGGAAGGACGCGCGGTCGCCACGGGCGACGTCGAGCGGGCCGTACGGCTCTCCCGGCGCGTCGGTCTGCTCGCGCTCGGCGTCTGTGTCGCCGGGCGACTCATCGCAAGGGGGCACAGGTCATGA
- the cobN gene encoding cobaltochelatase subunit CobN, giving the protein MSTVLLLSTADTDLLAARAATGADYRIGNPTRVDVTDELPGLLDGADLAVVRLLGGKRAWEDGLAALKASGIPTVLLGGESVPDAELMAESSVPAGVVAEALRYLVEGGPDNLAELARFLSDTVLLTGEGFVEPRKTPEYGVHGSRTQVSGRPTVGVLFYRAHELSGNTAFVDTLCDAIEARGANALPVYCGSLRGADGGLYEILGRTDALVATVLAAGGTHASQASAGGDEEAWDIGALAELNVPVLQGLCLTSSREAWDASDAALSPMDAAMQVAIPEFDGRLVTVPFSFKEQGPDDVPVYVADPERAARVAGIAVRHARLKYKANAEKKLALVFTAYPTKHSRVGNAVGLDTPASAVRVLDALREAGYSLTAYPDNGDELIHRLIEAGGHDVEWLTEDQLAAAPARVPLADYQAWFDTLHPELRDGMLDAWGEPPGSLYVDGDDIVLASLRFGNVVVMIQPPRGFGENPIAIYHDPDMPPSHHYMAAYRWLENSFGADAIVHMGKHGTMEWLPGKGLGLSGGCAPDAVLGELPLIYPFIVNDPGEGTQAKRRGHATVVDHLVPPMARADTYGDLAKLEQLLDEYALVSDLDPTKAPAVRAQIWTLVKAAELHQDLQVDEQPGDDDFDEFVMHIDGYLCEIKDVQIRDGLHILGGGPVGEPRVNLVLAVLRASQVWGGQANALPGLRASLAAHFGLEEKELLAEPGAPVKVPVELTDRVEGPARTAADTIDLLEQLCRRFAEGMESNGWDGTTVPALVRDVLGTELPEAVAVLEFACAEVVPRLARTTDEIGHILKALDGGYVPAGPSGSPTRGLVNVLPTGRNFYSVDPKAIPSRLSWEVGQSLADSLVQRYLQDTGAYPKSVGLTVWGTSAMRTQGDDIAEILALLGCRPVWDDASRRVTGFEVTPLAELGRPRIDVTVRISGFFRDAFPHVVGLIDDAVRTVAELDEPAGSNFVKAHADEDTAEHGDRRRATARVFGSKPGAYGAGLLPLIDARNWRSDADLAEVYAVWGGYAYGRGLDGRAARGDMETAFRRIAVAAKNVDTREHDLVDADDYFQYHGGMVAMVRHLTGASPEAYVGDSAVPDQVKTRTLGEETHRVFRARVVNPRWMAAMRRHGYKGAFEMAATVDYLFGYDATAGVVDDWMYEKLSAEYVFDAENRDFMKKSNPWALRGITERLLEAADRGLWAEPDADTLERLRATYLELEGDLEGDQ; this is encoded by the coding sequence ATGAGCACAGTGTTGTTGTTGTCGACCGCCGACACCGATCTGCTGGCGGCCCGCGCCGCCACCGGTGCCGACTACCGGATCGGCAACCCGACCCGCGTCGACGTCACGGACGAGCTGCCCGGTCTCCTGGACGGCGCCGATCTCGCCGTCGTACGGCTGCTCGGCGGCAAGCGGGCCTGGGAGGACGGGCTGGCCGCGCTGAAGGCGTCCGGGATCCCGACGGTGCTGCTGGGCGGCGAGTCGGTGCCGGACGCCGAGCTGATGGCGGAGTCGTCGGTGCCGGCCGGTGTGGTCGCGGAGGCGCTGCGGTACCTGGTCGAGGGCGGGCCCGACAACCTGGCCGAACTGGCCCGGTTCCTGTCGGACACCGTGCTGCTGACGGGTGAGGGGTTCGTCGAGCCGCGGAAGACGCCCGAGTACGGGGTGCACGGCTCCCGGACGCAGGTGAGCGGCCGGCCGACCGTCGGCGTGCTCTTCTACCGGGCCCATGAGCTGAGCGGCAACACCGCGTTCGTGGACACGCTGTGCGACGCGATCGAGGCGCGGGGCGCCAACGCGCTGCCCGTGTACTGCGGTTCGCTGCGTGGGGCGGACGGCGGGCTGTACGAGATCCTCGGCCGCACGGACGCCCTGGTCGCCACGGTGCTCGCGGCGGGCGGCACGCACGCCTCGCAGGCCTCGGCGGGCGGGGACGAGGAGGCCTGGGACATCGGGGCGCTCGCCGAGCTGAACGTCCCCGTGCTGCAGGGGCTCTGCCTGACGTCCTCGCGGGAGGCCTGGGACGCCTCCGACGCCGCCCTCTCCCCCATGGACGCGGCGATGCAGGTCGCGATCCCGGAGTTCGACGGGCGGCTCGTCACCGTGCCGTTCTCCTTCAAGGAGCAGGGGCCGGACGACGTCCCGGTGTACGTCGCCGACCCCGAGCGGGCCGCGCGGGTCGCCGGGATCGCCGTACGGCATGCGCGGTTGAAGTACAAGGCGAACGCCGAGAAGAAGCTGGCGCTCGTCTTCACCGCGTATCCGACCAAGCACTCACGGGTCGGAAACGCGGTGGGGCTCGACACGCCCGCTTCGGCGGTGCGCGTGCTCGACGCGCTCCGCGAGGCCGGGTACTCGCTCACCGCGTACCCCGACAACGGCGACGAGTTGATCCACCGGCTCATCGAGGCCGGTGGTCACGACGTCGAGTGGCTCACCGAGGACCAGCTGGCCGCCGCGCCCGCGCGGGTGCCGCTCGCCGACTACCAGGCGTGGTTCGACACGCTCCACCCCGAGCTGCGGGACGGGATGCTGGACGCGTGGGGCGAGCCGCCGGGCTCGCTGTACGTCGACGGGGACGACATCGTGCTCGCGTCCCTGCGGTTCGGGAACGTCGTCGTGATGATCCAGCCGCCGCGCGGCTTCGGCGAGAACCCGATCGCGATCTACCACGACCCCGACATGCCGCCGTCCCACCACTACATGGCCGCGTACCGCTGGCTGGAGAACTCGTTCGGCGCCGACGCGATCGTGCACATGGGCAAGCACGGGACGATGGAGTGGCTGCCCGGCAAGGGCCTCGGACTGAGCGGCGGTTGTGCGCCGGACGCCGTCCTCGGTGAACTGCCGCTGATCTACCCCTTCATCGTCAACGACCCCGGCGAGGGCACCCAGGCCAAGCGGCGCGGCCACGCCACGGTCGTCGACCACCTCGTACCGCCGATGGCCCGCGCGGACACGTACGGCGACCTGGCGAAGCTGGAGCAGCTGCTCGACGAGTACGCGCTGGTCTCCGACCTGGACCCGACGAAGGCGCCGGCGGTCCGCGCCCAGATCTGGACGCTGGTCAAGGCGGCCGAGCTCCACCAGGACCTGCAGGTGGACGAGCAGCCGGGTGACGACGACTTCGACGAGTTCGTCATGCACATCGACGGCTATCTGTGCGAGATCAAGGACGTGCAGATCCGCGACGGTCTGCACATCCTGGGCGGCGGCCCGGTCGGCGAGCCGCGGGTGAACCTGGTGCTGGCCGTGCTGCGGGCCTCGCAGGTGTGGGGCGGCCAGGCGAACGCGCTGCCGGGGCTCCGGGCCTCGCTGGCGGCCCATTTCGGGCTGGAGGAGAAGGAGTTGCTGGCCGAGCCGGGCGCTCCGGTGAAGGTGCCGGTGGAGCTGACGGACCGGGTCGAGGGCCCGGCGCGTACGGCGGCCGACACGATCGACCTGCTGGAGCAGCTCTGCCGGCGGTTCGCCGAGGGCATGGAGTCGAACGGCTGGGACGGGACGACCGTCCCGGCGCTGGTGCGGGACGTCCTCGGCACCGAACTCCCCGAGGCGGTCGCCGTGCTGGAGTTCGCGTGCGCCGAGGTCGTGCCGCGGCTGGCGCGGACGACGGACGAGATCGGTCACATCCTCAAGGCGCTGGACGGCGGTTACGTCCCGGCCGGCCCGTCGGGCTCGCCGACCCGCGGTCTGGTCAACGTCCTGCCGACCGGCCGCAACTTCTACTCCGTCGACCCGAAGGCCATCCCGTCCCGGCTGAGCTGGGAGGTGGGGCAGTCGCTCGCCGACTCGCTGGTGCAGCGGTATCTGCAGGACACCGGCGCGTACCCGAAGTCCGTCGGTCTGACGGTGTGGGGCACCTCCGCCATGCGGACCCAGGGCGACGACATCGCCGAGATCCTCGCCCTGCTGGGCTGCCGCCCCGTCTGGGACGACGCCTCGCGCCGGGTGACGGGCTTCGAGGTGACGCCCCTGGCCGAGCTGGGCCGGCCGCGCATCGACGTCACGGTCCGGATCTCCGGCTTCTTCCGGGACGCGTTCCCGCATGTGGTCGGGCTGATCGACGACGCCGTGCGCACGGTCGCCGAGCTGGACGAGCCCGCCGGGAGCAACTTCGTGAAGGCGCACGCCGACGAGGACACCGCGGAGCACGGCGACCGGCGGCGCGCTACGGCCCGGGTCTTCGGCTCCAAGCCGGGCGCGTACGGGGCCGGGCTGCTGCCGCTGATCGACGCCCGCAACTGGCGCTCCGACGCCGACCTCGCCGAGGTCTACGCCGTCTGGGGCGGCTACGCCTACGGGCGCGGCCTCGACGGGCGGGCGGCGCGCGGGGACATGGAGACCGCGTTCCGGCGGATCGCCGTCGCCGCCAAGAACGTCGACACGCGCGAGCACGATCTCGTCGACGCCGACGACTACTTCCAGTACCACGGCGGCATGGTCGCCATGGTGCGGCATCTGACGGGCGCCAGCCCCGAGGCGTACGTCGGCGACTCCGCCGTACCGGACCAGGTGAAGACCCGCACGCTCGGCGAGGAGACGCACCGCGTGTTCCGTGCCAGGGTGGTCAATCCGCGCTGGATGGCGGCCATGCGCCGGCACGGCTACAAGGGCGCCTTCGAGATGGCGGCGACCGTCGACTACCTGTTCGGTTACGACGCGACGGCGGGCGTGGTCGACGACTGGATGTACGAGAAGCTCAGCGCCGAGTACGTGTTCGACGCGGAGAACCGGGACTTCATGAAGAAGTCCAACCCCTGGGCCCTGCGGGGCATCACCGAGCGGCTCCTGGAGGCCGCCGACCGGGGGCTGTGGGCCGAGCCGGACGCCGACACCCTGGAGCGGCTGCGGGCCACCTATCTGGAGCTGGAAGGCGACCTGGAGGGCGACCAGTGA